One genomic window of Dermacentor andersoni chromosome 8, qqDerAnde1_hic_scaffold, whole genome shotgun sequence includes the following:
- the LOC126526047 gene encoding uncharacterized protein: protein MILRLPLLLSVIAGALATPDGVSYAFTGYSNVLGGGLAVPGASNYEPLQTAAAEPLQQKVATGRTASSVTVIEKPSKLRLARPPAVTVLPNAAAPGTQAAGAAPGTATFTTYPAGVPPVTFQRPLYYAAPPPAVQYVATAPQHQIFFSQPGSGVAAQTPATATKTAAAASAAGAGSAAAKANTVTVTSNGAAVGATVGSAGAAVVTSNKPTAVTVSRPVAVTYPPAQTYLFQRPAYAYQGAAAAPVQAPVQLTYMRPLYQPAAYGLQPAGPAPAVNPVYQRPLVAYQHGAPAAPLTVAYPGALRTLTGAPAMYAAPHVAMPLAAAAPFVSAVPAAAAPVAAMPHYSFARQVIAPFPGSVAVARPQLGYQTAAYAQPAYGMAFAYAPAAVQPAQFFRQAKSKK, encoded by the exons ATGATTCTG AGGCTACCACTTCTACTGAGCGTCATCGCCGGCGCACTGGCCACTCCAGACGGCGTCTCCTACGCTTTCACCGGCTACAGCAATGTCCTCGGAGGTGGACTTGCCGTTCCTGGAGCATCAAACTACGAGCCCCTTCAGACAGCGGCCGCGGAGCCCCTCCAGCAAAAGGTGGCCACCGGAAGAACCGCTTCTTCAGTTACCGTCATCGAGAAGCCGTCCAAGCTCCGGCTAGCCCGCCCACCAGCGGTGACCGTACTGCCGAACGCGGCCGCCCCAGGCACCCAAGCAGCAGGGGCCGCACCCGGCACGGCGACATTCACTACCTACCCAGCCGGCGTGCCGCCCGTCACCTTCCAGCGACCTCTCTACTACGCCGCTCCGCCGCCGGCGGTGCAGTACGTCGCCACTGCCCCTCAGCACCAGATCTTCTTCTCCCAGCCGGGCTCCGGCGTAGCGGCCCAAACTCCAGCGACAGCCACCAAAACAGCGGCAGCTGCTTCGGCAGCAGGGGCAGGCTCCGCAGCCGCCAAGGCCAATACAGTGACCGTGACTTCAAACGGAGCCGCCGTCGGTGCTACAGTTGGCTCGGCCGGTGCAGCAGTCGTCACCTCCAACAAGCCTACGGCCGTCACCGTCTCCCGACCGGTGGCCGTCACCTACCCGCCGGCGCAGACGTACCTGTTCCAGAGGCCAGCGTACGCCTATCAAGGAGCCGCGGCGGCTCCCGTTCAAGCTCCGGTCCAGCTGACCTACATGAGGCCCCTGTACCAGCCCGCCGCGTATGGTCTCCAACCAGCGGGGCCCGCCCCCGCCGTCAACCCTGTCTACCAGAGGCCACTGGTTGCCTACCAACACGGCGCACCCGCCGCACCTCTGACCGTTGCCTACCCGGGTGCGCTGAGGACCCTGACGGGAGCGCCGGCCATGTACGCGGCTCCTCACGTCGCAATGCCTCTGGCGGCCGCCGCTCCTTTTGTCTCGGCGGTTCCCGCAGCAGCTGCACCGGTCGCGGCCATGCCACATTACTCGTTCGCCAGGCAGGTGATCGCGCCCTTCCCGGGGAGCGTGGCCGTAGCCAGACCTCAGCTAGGGTATCAGACCGCGGCGTACGCGCAACCGGCTTATGGAATGGCCTTCGCCTACGCGCCGGCTGCCGTCCAGCCGGCGCAGTTCTTTAGGCAAGCAAAGTCCAAGAAGTAA